In Microcoleus sp. FACHB-831, the following proteins share a genomic window:
- a CDS encoding ATP-binding cassette domain-containing protein, translated as MPIVVAENLSKVYPIAVKEPGLKGTLQHFLHRTYREVKAVQDVSFQIEPGEVVGFLGANGAGKTTTLKMLTGLIHPSSGKVSVAGHVPFRRQTPFLQQITLVMGQKQQLIWDLPALDSLKINAAVYGIPEDEFKKRVGELVEMLSLEGKLNQAVRKLSLGERMKAELLAALLHHPQVLFLDEPTLGLDINAQVGVRDFLREYNQRYQATVLLTSHYMADITALCQRVLLIHQGQLIYDGSLDGLMERFAPYREVKVELATPVPEVKLLDYGELEAIQGREVRLLVRREELTRTVAKILAELEVIDLTVTDPPVEEVIGRVFRAGGVEF; from the coding sequence ATGCCAATCGTCGTAGCTGAAAACCTGAGCAAAGTCTACCCGATCGCCGTCAAAGAACCAGGACTCAAGGGAACATTGCAACACTTCCTGCACCGCACCTACCGCGAGGTGAAAGCAGTTCAGGATGTTTCCTTTCAAATCGAACCGGGCGAAGTAGTAGGATTTTTGGGTGCTAACGGTGCGGGAAAAACTACGACACTGAAGATGCTCACAGGGTTAATTCATCCCTCGTCTGGTAAAGTCAGCGTCGCCGGACACGTACCCTTCCGCCGACAAACGCCATTTTTGCAACAAATCACCCTCGTCATGGGGCAAAAACAGCAACTCATCTGGGACTTGCCAGCCCTAGACTCGCTTAAAATAAATGCCGCCGTCTATGGCATACCCGAAGATGAGTTTAAAAAGCGAGTCGGCGAACTCGTTGAGATGCTATCGCTTGAAGGCAAACTCAATCAAGCAGTGCGAAAACTTTCCTTGGGAGAACGCATGAAAGCTGAGTTGCTTGCGGCACTCCTCCACCATCCCCAAGTGCTATTTTTAGATGAGCCAACTCTCGGCCTAGATATCAACGCCCAAGTGGGAGTGCGCGACTTCTTGCGCGAGTACAACCAACGCTACCAAGCAACGGTACTGCTGACGAGTCACTACATGGCGGACATTACCGCACTCTGTCAGCGAGTGTTGCTAATTCACCAAGGGCAACTTATATATGACGGTAGCCTGGATGGGTTGATGGAGCGGTTTGCTCCCTACCGCGAGGTTAAGGTAGAGTTGGCAACTCCAGTACCAGAAGTCAAGCTTTTGGACTACGGCGAATTGGAAGCAATTCAAGGTAGGGAGGTGCGGTTGCTGGTGCGGCGCGAGGAACTAACTCGCACGGTTGCAAAGATTCTCGCAGAGTTGGAAGTAATAGATCTGACTGTGACAGATCCGCCAGTGGAAGAAGTGATTGGGCGAGTATTCCGCGCTGGGGGGGTGGAATTTTAG
- a CDS encoding class I SAM-dependent methyltransferase: MELPSAVCPCCWNKRLFAWLLANGNAEYEKLVSDRKRSLFSNLHGNVLEIGPGTGANFPYYPKEIRWIGIEPNSYMHPYLRTEAEKFGFSNADIRSISAERLEAEDNSMDVVVSTLVLCSVPDLTAALQEILRVLKPGGSFLFIEHVAAPQGSLLRRVQRGVRPVWKFLADGCNPDRETLIALEKAGFDSLNYNKFEPPIPIVTPHISGVGIKKRK; encoded by the coding sequence ATGGAATTGCCAAGTGCTGTTTGTCCGTGCTGTTGGAACAAACGCCTATTTGCCTGGTTACTAGCCAATGGTAATGCTGAATATGAGAAACTGGTGAGCGATCGCAAACGCTCTTTATTTTCCAACTTGCACGGGAATGTGTTAGAAATTGGCCCCGGAACTGGTGCCAACTTCCCCTATTATCCCAAAGAAATTCGTTGGATTGGCATCGAACCCAATTCATATATGCATCCCTATCTCAGGACAGAGGCAGAAAAATTTGGCTTCAGCAATGCCGATATCCGCAGCATAAGTGCTGAACGGCTAGAAGCTGAAGATAACAGTATGGATGTAGTTGTAAGTACTCTTGTTTTGTGTTCGGTTCCAGACTTAACCGCAGCATTGCAAGAAATTTTGCGAGTCCTCAAACCTGGAGGAAGCTTCTTATTTATCGAACACGTCGCCGCACCGCAAGGTAGTTTATTGCGACGAGTACAGCGCGGAGTTCGTCCGGTGTGGAAATTTCTTGCTGATGGTTGCAACCCGGATAGAGAAACATTAATAGCACTGGAAAAGGCTGGTTTTGATAGTCTCAATTACAACAAATTTGAGCCTCCAATTCCTATTGTGACTCCCCATATTTCTGGGGTTGGAATTAAGAAAAGAAAGTGA
- a CDS encoding VWA domain-containing protein, whose protein sequence is MDASNPTLASFLTNLRTQNEPFILRYNGKPPQWSDEALHREIYNRNPELYALLAIAESVQPWQQVRILFQLLQRSRKGMAKEVRQTCDRVTDLLLAILHPDRVLTVFLALRRVRANHKHTSRAILKYVLNHPQFEDMALRRRPAVVDSLEHALGKNVARGSISMLSEQTVEEPYLRRHMLKFAGDRSKVATILPFLYRAPLGTGIVPAVGEVKYAQVHTKYSELLETKKELPKTITATNRGDIAATLVHLYRGGTSAELQQALERYVEDAATKLPKFNGNLALVLDASASTKGYGEREYCCIAQSLALQMVLQKCANSKVYNVGGSGHLPMPEGHTDLAGAMLDALESKPDLVAIISDGYENVYAGDLQRVAATLPKVGINTPVVFCHSKFTSQDDLELRRPAGNLPQLEFWHQNDFEDLLMSLFSTVRGNESEASWQEFLLRKLSKVEKELDAWTITN, encoded by the coding sequence ATGGATGCAAGCAACCCAACACTCGCAAGTTTTCTAACAAATCTGCGTACTCAGAATGAGCCGTTTATCTTGCGGTACAACGGCAAACCACCCCAGTGGAGCGATGAAGCTTTGCACCGGGAAATTTATAATCGCAATCCAGAGCTTTATGCACTGTTGGCCATAGCGGAATCAGTGCAACCTTGGCAACAGGTGCGGATTTTATTTCAACTGTTGCAGCGATCGCGCAAAGGTATGGCTAAAGAAGTTCGCCAAACGTGCGATCGCGTGACGGATTTACTATTAGCAATTCTTCACCCGGATCGAGTGCTAACCGTGTTTTTGGCACTGCGACGAGTGCGTGCAAATCATAAGCATACATCCAGAGCAATTCTCAAGTATGTTCTCAATCATCCTCAGTTTGAGGATATGGCTTTGCGCCGTCGTCCTGCTGTTGTCGATTCCCTAGAACACGCACTGGGTAAGAATGTGGCGCGGGGTTCTATCAGCATGCTTTCCGAGCAAACAGTTGAGGAACCATATCTGCGTCGCCATATGCTGAAATTTGCAGGCGATCGCTCCAAAGTAGCAACCATTTTACCGTTTCTATATCGAGCGCCTTTAGGCACTGGTATTGTCCCCGCTGTTGGCGAAGTTAAATACGCGCAAGTTCATACAAAATACAGCGAACTTCTGGAGACTAAGAAGGAGCTTCCTAAAACTATCACGGCAACAAATCGCGGTGACATTGCTGCAACCTTAGTTCATCTTTACCGGGGTGGCACTTCCGCAGAATTGCAACAAGCTTTAGAGCGCTATGTTGAAGATGCAGCAACAAAGTTACCAAAATTTAATGGCAACTTGGCTTTAGTTTTGGATGCTTCTGCATCTACCAAAGGCTATGGCGAACGCGAATACTGTTGCATTGCTCAGTCCCTAGCCTTGCAAATGGTGCTGCAAAAATGTGCTAATTCCAAAGTTTATAACGTTGGTGGCTCTGGACATTTGCCAATGCCAGAAGGACACACGGATCTAGCTGGTGCAATGCTCGACGCACTCGAAAGCAAGCCGGATTTAGTAGCTATAATCTCCGATGGTTACGAAAATGTTTATGCCGGAGATTTGCAAAGAGTCGCCGCTACTTTACCCAAAGTTGGTATTAACACGCCAGTTGTCTTCTGTCACAGCAAATTTACCAGCCAAGATGACTTAGAATTACGGCGTCCTGCTGGCAACCTTCCCCAACTAGAATTCTGGCATCAAAACGATTTTGAAGATTTGCTGATGTCGCTGTTTTCGACAGTTCGGGGAAATGAAAGCGAAGCCAGCTGGCAAGAATTTCTGCTGCGAAAACTGAGTAAGGTCGAAAAGGAGTTAGATGCATGGACTATAACAAATTAG
- a CDS encoding ARPP-1 family domain-containing protein, translating into MDYNKLVPREFDLSPYRFGMPQVSGAMTVVPIFGSDSNGKFTSPLSGIKLNLVNGYGNMELSNPAEKGLAIVPLHMGYIQDGAQNHALCRSGFIAAGQQLMFEDACCVQAAQGGYLEGREQWFFILPLPLREEALKLRSQKNYSKLWDAISRLNQQFELPNRGHLEEILSKKRAFLTQYRSRFELLSGQTGALFLIRDKLVGVEIAPSAAYFQELWMPLVCFCYGAAAMYEEQHVKQPEKELVPFAASNLQELRSQLHQSRLELQEQVRKTLANTPAESFQTQEEERFLELRLQTVIGNNFAGQFVEEEGNLVYASLFAKPGYLYQNA; encoded by the coding sequence ATGGACTATAACAAATTAGTACCCCGTGAATTTGACCTTTCCCCCTACCGTTTCGGTATGCCTCAAGTGTCGGGTGCGATGACAGTTGTCCCAATTTTCGGTTCGGATAGTAATGGTAAATTCACGAGTCCTTTGTCTGGAATTAAGCTAAATCTCGTCAACGGCTATGGAAATATGGAACTTTCCAATCCAGCCGAAAAAGGTTTGGCGATCGTTCCCCTGCACATGGGTTACATTCAAGATGGGGCGCAAAATCACGCTTTGTGCAGATCTGGTTTTATTGCAGCTGGACAACAACTAATGTTTGAGGATGCTTGCTGCGTGCAAGCGGCTCAAGGTGGTTATTTGGAAGGACGAGAACAGTGGTTTTTCATTCTACCTTTGCCACTGCGGGAGGAAGCGCTAAAGCTGCGATCGCAGAAAAACTACAGCAAACTTTGGGACGCAATCAGTCGCCTGAATCAGCAATTTGAGTTGCCAAATCGGGGACATTTAGAGGAAATTCTCAGCAAGAAAAGAGCGTTTTTGACGCAATATCGCAGCAGGTTTGAGTTGCTTTCCGGCCAAACTGGAGCGCTGTTTTTAATTAGGGATAAGTTAGTTGGCGTGGAAATTGCGCCTTCTGCTGCTTATTTCCAAGAATTGTGGATGCCTTTAGTTTGCTTCTGCTATGGTGCTGCTGCTATGTATGAGGAGCAACACGTTAAGCAGCCTGAGAAGGAGTTAGTTCCATTTGCTGCTAGCAATCTCCAAGAACTGCGATCGCAGTTGCATCAAAGCCGTCTGGAATTGCAAGAACAGGTGCGAAAGACTCTCGCCAATACTCCTGCGGAAAGCTTCCAGACGCAGGAAGAAGAACGCTTCTTAGAACTGCGCTTGCAAACTGTTATTGGCAATAATTTTGCTGGTCAGTTTGTGGAAGAAGAAGGTAATTTGGTCTACGCTTCGCTGTTTGCCAAGCCTGGATATCTTTATCAAAATGCTTGA